A section of the Stenotrophomonas acidaminiphila genome encodes:
- a CDS encoding 4-hydroxy-3-methylbut-2-en-1-yl diphosphate synthase — MHDAVTRPTPPADATAWPRRITHAVDIGGVKVGGGHPVVVQSMTNTDTADVAASVRQVAELWRAGSEMVRLTVNNAESAAAIPRIVDKLRMMGVEVPLIGDFHYNGHQLLAQEPACAEALAKYRINPGNVGFGKKKDTQFAQLIEFAIRYDKPVRIGANWGSLDQTLAARLMDENSQRAQPWDAGRVLREALIRSALDSAQTAVELGLPRERIVLSAKVSGVQELIAVYRDLANRSDFALHLGLTEAGIGSKGIVASSAALAVLLQEGIGDTIRISLTPEPGQPRTQEVIVAQELLQTTGQRAFTPMVTACPGCGRTTSEFFQELAKVVQNHVREKMPVWRVSHPGAENMTLAVMGCIVNGPGESRHANIGISLPGTGEAPAAPVFVDGEKKVTLRGENIAQEFVALIDEYVESRYARHAG; from the coding sequence ATGCACGACGCCGTCACCCGCCCGACACCTCCCGCCGACGCCACCGCCTGGCCCCGCCGCATCACCCATGCCGTCGATATCGGTGGGGTGAAGGTCGGCGGCGGGCATCCGGTGGTCGTCCAGTCGATGACCAATACCGACACCGCCGATGTCGCCGCCAGCGTCCGCCAGGTGGCCGAACTGTGGCGCGCCGGTTCGGAAATGGTGCGGCTGACCGTCAACAACGCCGAGTCCGCCGCGGCCATTCCGCGGATCGTCGACAAGCTGCGGATGATGGGCGTGGAGGTGCCGCTGATCGGCGACTTCCACTACAACGGCCACCAGCTGCTGGCGCAGGAGCCGGCCTGCGCCGAGGCGCTGGCCAAGTACCGCATCAACCCGGGCAACGTCGGCTTCGGCAAGAAGAAGGACACCCAGTTCGCGCAGCTGATCGAGTTCGCCATCCGCTACGACAAGCCGGTGCGCATCGGCGCCAACTGGGGCTCGCTGGACCAGACCCTGGCGGCCAGGCTGATGGACGAGAACAGCCAGCGCGCGCAGCCCTGGGACGCCGGCCGGGTGCTGCGCGAGGCGCTGATCCGCTCGGCGCTGGATTCGGCGCAGACCGCGGTCGAACTGGGCCTGCCGCGCGAGCGCATCGTGCTGTCGGCCAAGGTCAGCGGCGTGCAGGAACTGATCGCGGTCTATCGTGACCTGGCCAACCGCTCCGATTTCGCCCTGCACCTGGGCCTGACCGAGGCCGGCATCGGCAGCAAGGGGATCGTCGCTTCGTCGGCGGCGCTGGCGGTGCTGCTGCAGGAAGGCATCGGCGACACCATCCGCATCTCGCTCACGCCCGAGCCGGGGCAGCCACGCACCCAGGAGGTCATCGTCGCCCAGGAACTGCTGCAGACCACCGGGCAGCGGGCGTTCACGCCGATGGTCACGGCCTGCCCGGGCTGCGGGCGCACCACCTCCGAGTTCTTCCAGGAGCTGGCCAAGGTGGTGCAGAACCATGTCCGCGAGAAGATGCCGGTGTGGCGCGTGAGCCACCCGGGCGCGGAAAACATGACCCTGGCGGTGATGGGCTGCATCGTCAATGGCCCGGGCGAATCGCGGCACGCCAACATCGGCATCTCGCTGCCGGGCACCGGTGAAGCGCCGGCCGCGCCGGTATTCGTCGATGGCGAGAAGAAGGTGACGCTGCGGGGCGAGAACATCGCGCAGGAGTTCGTGGCGCTGATCGACGAGTACGTCGAGAGCCGCTATGCGCGCCACGCCGGCTGA
- a CDS encoding sensor histidine kinase, whose translation MDSADASFLRTLCSLRWLATAGQASAILVATGLLGLDLPQLPLWSGVCVLALFNLYVQLRVHDSDPAPVTAFGHILVDVTVLTWMVGWSGGITNPFGSLFLVLIALAALALPLRWTHAVAAACVAGYAVSAIFGLPLHGGYFDSMSLQLWGAAANFLLSSVVVLVFSTRLAAALRERENQLALLRERFVRNEGIVALATHAASVAHELNTPLATMTLLADDIAEQYAGDPLMQEDMDTLRGLLVQCRERVLALAAPAEGARRRARVSIGDVLEQWRLVRPTVHLRRNADAPLQLALDPGVGHLLQVLLNNAADAGEQTGQGQVDLDIRIDGDHLYGEVRDYGPGFKANDAAHAALPGTLFNSGKTGGMGVGLALSHATIERLHGELWMRPAEGRGTRVGFRLPLVNMEANP comes from the coding sequence ATGGATTCCGCCGACGCCTCGTTCCTTCGCACCCTGTGCAGCCTGCGCTGGCTGGCCACCGCCGGCCAGGCCAGCGCGATCCTGGTCGCCACCGGGCTGCTGGGACTCGACCTGCCGCAGCTGCCGCTGTGGAGCGGCGTGTGCGTGCTGGCGCTGTTCAACCTCTACGTGCAGTTGCGGGTACACGACAGCGACCCTGCCCCGGTCACCGCCTTCGGCCACATCCTGGTGGACGTGACCGTGCTGACCTGGATGGTCGGCTGGAGCGGGGGCATCACCAATCCGTTCGGCTCGCTGTTCCTGGTCCTGATCGCGCTGGCCGCACTGGCCCTGCCGTTGCGCTGGACCCATGCGGTGGCCGCGGCGTGCGTTGCCGGGTATGCGGTGAGCGCGATCTTCGGGCTGCCGCTGCACGGCGGTTACTTTGATTCGATGAGCCTGCAGTTGTGGGGCGCGGCGGCCAATTTCCTGCTCTCCAGCGTGGTCGTGCTGGTGTTCTCGACGCGGCTGGCCGCGGCGCTGCGCGAGCGCGAGAACCAGCTGGCGCTGCTGCGCGAACGCTTCGTGCGCAACGAGGGCATCGTCGCCCTGGCCACCCATGCGGCATCGGTGGCGCATGAACTGAACACCCCGCTGGCGACCATGACCCTGCTGGCCGACGACATCGCCGAACAGTACGCCGGCGACCCGCTGATGCAGGAAGACATGGACACCCTGCGCGGGCTGCTGGTGCAATGCCGCGAGCGGGTGCTGGCGCTGGCGGCGCCGGCAGAAGGCGCGCGCCGCCGCGCCCGCGTGTCGATCGGCGACGTGCTCGAGCAATGGCGCCTGGTGCGCCCGACCGTGCACCTGCGGCGCAACGCCGACGCGCCGCTGCAGCTGGCGCTGGACCCGGGGGTCGGCCACCTGCTGCAGGTACTGCTGAACAACGCCGCCGACGCCGGCGAACAGACCGGGCAGGGCCAGGTCGACCTGGACATCCGCATCGACGGCGACCACCTGTACGGCGAAGTCCGCGACTACGGCCCCGGCTTCAAGGCCAACGACGCCGCCCACGCGGCGCTGCCGGGCACCCTGTTCAACAGCGGCAAGACCGGCGGCATGGGCGTGGGCCTGGCGCTGTCCCATGCCACCATCGAACGGCTGCACGGGGAACTGTGGATGCGCCCGGCCGAAGGCCGCGGTACCCGCGTCGGTTTCCGGCTGCCCCTTGTCAATATGGAAGCCAATCCATGA
- a CDS encoding two-component system response regulator, translating to MSPSAHGLLVDDDPLYLRTLQRSLARREIETVTAHDIAGALEQATRAPPAFALIDLKLGGESGLALIQPLRALRADMRILLVTGYASIATAVEAIKLGADDYLPKPATVPMILRALGEADEGGEEHEDVEPPDAMTPISRLQWEHIQQALHETGGNVSAAARLLGMHRRSLQRKLLKRPSPERDPHR from the coding sequence ATGAGCCCTTCTGCCCACGGCCTGCTGGTCGACGACGATCCGCTGTACCTGCGCACCCTGCAACGCAGCCTCGCCCGGCGCGAGATCGAGACCGTCACCGCCCATGACATCGCAGGTGCGCTGGAGCAGGCCACGCGCGCGCCGCCGGCATTCGCGCTGATCGACCTCAAGCTTGGCGGCGAATCCGGCCTGGCGCTGATCCAGCCGCTGCGCGCGCTGCGCGCGGACATGCGCATCCTGCTGGTCACCGGCTACGCGTCGATCGCCACCGCGGTGGAGGCGATCAAGCTGGGCGCCGACGATTACCTGCCCAAGCCGGCGACGGTGCCGATGATCCTGCGCGCGCTGGGCGAGGCCGACGAGGGCGGCGAGGAACACGAGGACGTCGAGCCGCCCGATGCGATGACCCCGATCAGCCGCCTGCAGTGGGAACACATCCAGCAGGCGCTGCACGAAACCGGCGGCAACGTCTCGGCCGCCGCGCGCCTGCTCGGCATGCACCGCCGCTCGCTGCAGCGCAAGCTGCTCAAGCGGCCGAGCCCGGAGCGCGATCCGCACCGTTGA
- a CDS encoding short-chain dehydrogenase — MKALHDKTILITGASSGIGRAAALLFAAEGARVVLGARRGAELQALAAQIQAGGGAATWLAGDVCEEAYAQALVRHAEDTFGPLHAAFNNAGVLGPLQPTPEVALGDWQHALAVNLTAAFLGAKYQIPSLLRTGSGASLVFTSTFVGHTAGFPCTAAYAASKAGVIGLVQSLAAELGPSGVRVNALLPGGTDTPMAREMNPDEAALGAVARLHALRRLAQPGEIAAAALFLVSPASSFVTGTAMRVDGGVSIQRG, encoded by the coding sequence ATGAAGGCATTGCACGACAAGACCATACTGATCACCGGCGCCAGTTCCGGCATCGGCCGCGCCGCCGCGCTGCTGTTCGCCGCCGAAGGCGCGCGGGTGGTGCTGGGCGCGCGCCGCGGCGCCGAACTGCAGGCGCTGGCCGCGCAGATCCAGGCCGGCGGCGGCGCCGCCACCTGGCTGGCCGGCGACGTGTGCGAGGAAGCCTACGCACAGGCGCTGGTGCGCCATGCCGAGGACACCTTCGGCCCGCTGCATGCGGCCTTCAACAACGCCGGCGTGCTGGGGCCGCTGCAGCCCACGCCCGAGGTCGCGCTGGGCGACTGGCAGCATGCGCTGGCGGTCAACCTGACCGCGGCCTTCCTTGGCGCCAAGTACCAGATTCCGTCGCTGCTGCGCACCGGCAGCGGCGCCAGCCTGGTGTTCACCTCGACCTTCGTTGGCCACACCGCCGGCTTTCCGTGTACGGCCGCGTATGCGGCCAGCAAGGCCGGTGTCATCGGCCTGGTGCAGTCGCTGGCGGCCGAGCTCGGGCCGTCCGGGGTGCGCGTCAATGCGCTGTTGCCCGGCGGCACCGACACGCCGATGGCCCGCGAGATGAACCCCGACGAGGCGGCGCTGGGCGCGGTGGCGCGCCTGCATGCGCTGCGCCGCCTGGCGCAGCCCGGGGAGATCGCGGCCGCGGCGCTGTTCCTGGTGTCGCCGGCATCCTCGTTCGTCACCGGCACCGCGATGCGGGTCGATGGCGGGGTGTCCATCCAGCGCGGGTAA
- a CDS encoding bifunctional aconitate hydratase 2/2-methylisocitrate dehydratase — MLEAYRHHVAERAALGIPPLPLSAQQTADVIELLKNPPAGEAEFLLDLITHRVPAGVDDAAKVKASYLAAVAFGTEKNALISRERATELLGTMLGGYNVAPLIQLLDDAQVGAIAADALKNTLLVFDAFHDVQEKAKAGNANAQAVLQSWADAEWFTSKPEVPQSLTITVFKVPGETNTDDLSPAPDATTRPDIPMHALAMLKNKRDDAPFTPEEDGKRGPIQQILSLKEKGHLVAYVGDVVGTGSSRKSATNSVLWWTGDDIPYIPNKRAGGVCLGGKIAPIFYNTMEDAGALPIELDVSKMEHGDVVELRPYEGKALKNGEVIAEFEVKSEVLFDEVRAGGRIPLIIGRGLTAKAREALGLPATTLFRLPVQPADTGKGYSLAQKMVGRACGLPEGKGMRPGTYCEPKMTSVGSQDTTGPMTRDELKDLACLGFSADLVMQSFCHTAAYPKPVDVKTHHTLPEFISTRGGVSLRPGDGVIHSWLNRMLLPDTVGTGGDSHTRFPVGISFPAGSGLVAFAAATGVMPLDMPESVLVRFKGQMQPGVTLRDLVNAIPLYAIKQGLLTVAKAGKKNIFSGRILEIEGLPELKVEQAFELSDASAERSAAGCTVRLNKEPIIEYLNSNITLLKWMIAEGYQDARSLARRIEKMEAWLADPQLLEPDADAEYAAVIEIDLADIHEPIVACPNDPDDVKTLSEVAGARIDEVFIGSCMTNIGHFRAAAKLLEGKRDIPTRLWVAPPTKMDASELTKEGVYGTFGSAGARMEMPGCSLCMGNQAQIREGSTAMSTSTRNFPNRLGRNTNVYLGSAELAAICSRLGRIPTKEEYMADIGVINANGAEIYRYMNFDQIADYKDVADTVAA; from the coding sequence ATGTTGGAAGCCTACCGCCACCACGTAGCCGAGCGCGCCGCGCTCGGCATCCCGCCGCTGCCGCTGAGCGCACAGCAGACGGCCGACGTCATCGAGCTGTTGAAGAACCCGCCGGCGGGCGAGGCCGAGTTCCTGCTCGACCTGATCACCCACCGCGTGCCGGCCGGCGTGGACGATGCCGCCAAGGTCAAGGCGTCGTACCTGGCGGCGGTCGCCTTCGGTACCGAGAAGAACGCCCTGATCAGCCGCGAGCGCGCCACCGAACTGCTGGGCACCATGCTCGGCGGCTACAACGTCGCGCCGCTGATCCAGCTGCTGGACGACGCCCAGGTCGGCGCCATCGCCGCCGACGCGCTGAAGAACACCCTGCTGGTGTTCGACGCGTTCCATGACGTGCAGGAAAAGGCCAAGGCCGGCAACGCCAACGCGCAGGCCGTGCTGCAGAGCTGGGCCGACGCCGAGTGGTTCACCAGCAAGCCGGAAGTGCCGCAGAGCCTGACCATCACCGTGTTCAAGGTGCCGGGCGAGACCAACACCGACGACCTGTCGCCGGCGCCGGACGCCACCACCCGCCCGGACATCCCGATGCACGCCCTGGCGATGCTGAAGAACAAGCGCGACGACGCGCCGTTCACCCCGGAAGAAGACGGCAAGCGCGGCCCGATCCAGCAGATCCTGTCGCTGAAGGAAAAGGGCCACCTGGTCGCCTACGTCGGCGACGTGGTCGGCACCGGCTCCTCGCGCAAGTCGGCCACCAACAGCGTGCTGTGGTGGACCGGCGACGACATCCCGTACATCCCCAACAAGCGCGCCGGCGGCGTGTGCCTGGGCGGCAAGATCGCACCGATCTTCTACAACACCATGGAAGACGCCGGCGCGCTGCCGATCGAGCTTGACGTGTCGAAGATGGAGCACGGCGACGTCGTCGAGCTGCGTCCGTACGAAGGCAAGGCGCTGAAGAACGGTGAGGTGATCGCCGAGTTCGAGGTGAAGTCCGAAGTGCTGTTCGACGAAGTGCGCGCCGGCGGCCGCATTCCGCTGATCATCGGCCGCGGCCTGACCGCCAAGGCGCGCGAGGCGCTGGGCCTGCCGGCCACCACCCTGTTCCGCCTGCCGGTGCAGCCGGCCGACACCGGCAAGGGCTACTCGCTGGCGCAGAAGATGGTCGGCCGCGCCTGTGGCCTGCCGGAAGGCAAGGGCATGCGCCCGGGCACCTACTGCGAACCGAAGATGACCTCGGTGGGTTCGCAGGACACCACCGGCCCGATGACCCGCGACGAGCTCAAGGACCTGGCCTGCCTGGGCTTCTCGGCCGACCTGGTGATGCAGTCGTTCTGCCATACCGCCGCCTATCCGAAGCCGGTGGACGTGAAGACCCACCACACCCTGCCGGAGTTCATCTCCACCCGCGGCGGCGTGTCGCTGCGCCCGGGCGACGGCGTGATCCACAGCTGGCTCAACCGCATGCTGCTGCCCGACACCGTCGGCACCGGCGGCGACTCGCACACCCGTTTCCCGGTGGGCATCTCGTTCCCGGCCGGTTCGGGCCTGGTCGCCTTCGCCGCGGCCACCGGGGTCATGCCGCTGGACATGCCGGAGTCGGTGCTGGTGCGCTTCAAGGGCCAGATGCAGCCGGGCGTGACCCTGCGTGACCTGGTCAACGCGATCCCGCTGTATGCCATCAAGCAGGGCCTGCTGACCGTGGCCAAGGCCGGCAAGAAGAACATCTTCTCCGGCCGCATCCTGGAGATCGAAGGCCTGCCGGAGCTGAAGGTGGAGCAGGCGTTCGAGCTGTCCGACGCCTCGGCCGAACGCTCGGCCGCCGGCTGCACCGTGCGCCTGAACAAGGAGCCGATCATCGAGTACCTCAACAGCAACATCACGCTGCTGAAGTGGATGATCGCCGAAGGCTACCAAGACGCCCGCTCGCTGGCGCGCCGGATCGAGAAGATGGAAGCGTGGCTGGCCGACCCGCAGCTGCTGGAGCCGGATGCCGACGCCGAGTACGCCGCGGTCATCGAGATCGACCTGGCCGACATCCACGAGCCGATCGTGGCGTGCCCGAACGACCCGGACGACGTCAAGACCCTGTCCGAAGTGGCCGGCGCCAGGATCGACGAGGTGTTCATCGGTTCGTGCATGACCAACATCGGCCACTTCCGTGCCGCCGCCAAGCTGCTGGAAGGCAAGCGCGACATCCCGACCCGCCTGTGGGTGGCCCCGCCGACCAAGATGGATGCCTCCGAGCTGACCAAGGAAGGCGTGTACGGCACCTTCGGCAGCGCCGGCGCGCGCATGGAAATGCCGGGCTGCTCGCTGTGCATGGGCAACCAGGCGCAGATCCGCGAAGGCTCCACCGCGATGTCGACCTCGACCCGCAACTTCCCCAACCGCCTGGGCCGCAACACCAATGTGTACCTGGGCTCGGCGGAACTGGCGGCGATCTGCTCGCGCCTGGGCCGGATCCCGACCAAGGAGGAGTACATGGCCGACATCGGCGTGATCAACGCCAATGGCGCGGAGATCTACCGCTACATGAACTTCGACCAGATCGCGGACTACAAGGACGTGGCCGACACCGTCGCGGCGTAA
- a CDS encoding AbrB family transcriptional regulator, whose protein sequence is MEATVAERGQITLPKAVRDALGLTKGTLLKVELEGSRIILRKSVDDAISRARGKFALDGFPSAEQAVRTVRDEAGEAGGA, encoded by the coding sequence ATGGAAGCCACCGTTGCTGAACGCGGACAGATCACCCTGCCCAAGGCCGTGCGCGACGCGCTGGGCCTGACCAAGGGCACGCTGTTGAAGGTCGAGCTGGAAGGCAGCCGCATCATCCTGCGCAAGAGCGTGGACGATGCCATTTCCCGTGCCCGTGGCAAGTTCGCGCTGGACGGCTTCCCGTCCGCCGAGCAGGCCGTGCGTACCGTGCGCGACGAGGCCGGCGAGGCCGGCGGCGCATGA
- a CDS encoding aconitate hydratase 1: MSDSFSTRSQLTVGDQTYTYCSLPRLGERFDLSHLPYSMKILLENLLRHEDGGQTVGPEHIEAVARWNPQAEPDTEIAFMPARVVLQDFTGVPCVVDLAAMRDAVTRLGGRAEQINPLIPSELVIDHSVQVDVFGRADALDLNGRIEFERNRERYGFLRWGQKAFENFKVVPPNTGIVHQVNLENLARVVMERDVDGTRWAFPDTVFGTDSHTTMINGIGVLGWGVGGIEAEAAMLGQPSSMLIPQVVGFKLSGRLPEGATATDLVLTVTQMLRALGVVGKFVEFYGDGLQHLPLADRATIANMAPEYGATCGIFPIDAESLNYLRLSGRSDAQIALVEAYAKAQGLWHAPDSPHARYSATLELDMGTVQPSLAGPKRPQDRVLLQDVRRNFADALVGLTANRDHRNGEVAEFINEGGGAAVGNEQLAKGHADIEIDGRKVRLKDGAVVIAAITSCTNTSNPAVMIGAGLLARNAAARGLTRQPWVKTSLGPGSRVVTDYLEKAGVLKELEKLGFYVVGYGCTTCIGNSGPLPTEVSAGIAAGDLVVASVLSGNRNFEGRVHPEVKANYLASPPLVVAYAIAGTVNIDLTREPLGTDRDGNDVYLRDIWPSNKEIGDVIAATVGPEMFKQNYADVFKGDSRWARIESPEGQAYQWDAASTYIKNPPYFDGMTMAVGSIADIHGARVLGLFGDSITTDHISPAGNIKKDSPAGRFLQSRGVQPADFNSYGSRRGNDDVMVRGTFANIRIKNLMFGGEEGGNTLYFGVQPPEKMSIYDAAMKYKATGTPLVVVAGKEYGTGSSRDWAAKGTNLLGVKAVIAESFERIHRSNLVGMGVLPLQFLPGENAQTLGLDGSEVFDITGLEDGQSKRASVTATRPDGRVTRFQAHVLLLTPKEVEYFRNGGLLQYVLRQLAAKKVA, from the coding sequence ATGAGCGATTCGTTCTCCACCCGCAGCCAACTCACCGTCGGCGACCAGACCTACACCTATTGCAGCCTGCCCAGGCTGGGCGAGCGCTTCGACCTCTCGCACCTGCCCTACTCGATGAAGATCCTGCTGGAGAACCTGCTCCGCCACGAGGACGGCGGCCAGACCGTGGGCCCCGAGCACATCGAGGCGGTGGCCAGGTGGAATCCGCAGGCCGAACCGGACACCGAGATCGCCTTCATGCCGGCGCGGGTGGTGCTGCAGGACTTCACCGGGGTGCCGTGCGTGGTCGACCTGGCGGCGATGCGCGATGCGGTCACCCGGCTGGGCGGCCGCGCCGAGCAGATCAACCCGCTGATTCCCTCGGAACTGGTGATCGACCACTCGGTGCAGGTGGATGTGTTCGGCCGCGCCGACGCGCTGGACCTCAATGGCCGCATCGAGTTCGAGCGCAACCGCGAGCGCTACGGTTTCCTGCGCTGGGGCCAGAAGGCGTTCGAGAACTTCAAGGTGGTGCCACCGAACACCGGCATCGTGCACCAGGTGAACCTGGAGAACCTGGCCCGGGTGGTGATGGAGCGCGACGTGGACGGCACCCGCTGGGCGTTCCCGGACACCGTGTTCGGCACCGACTCGCACACCACCATGATCAACGGCATCGGCGTGCTCGGCTGGGGCGTGGGCGGCATCGAGGCCGAGGCCGCCATGCTCGGCCAGCCTTCGTCGATGCTGATTCCGCAGGTGGTCGGCTTCAAGCTCAGCGGCCGCCTGCCCGAAGGCGCCACCGCCACCGACCTAGTGCTGACCGTCACCCAGATGCTGCGCGCGCTGGGCGTGGTCGGCAAGTTCGTCGAGTTCTACGGGGATGGCCTGCAGCACCTGCCGCTGGCCGACCGCGCCACCATCGCCAACATGGCGCCGGAGTACGGGGCCACCTGCGGCATCTTCCCGATCGACGCCGAGTCGCTGAACTACCTGCGCCTGTCCGGGCGCAGCGACGCGCAGATCGCGCTGGTCGAAGCCTATGCCAAGGCCCAGGGCCTGTGGCATGCGCCGGACAGCCCGCATGCGCGCTACAGCGCCACGCTAGAACTGGACATGGGCACGGTGCAGCCGTCGCTGGCCGGCCCCAAGCGCCCGCAGGACCGGGTGCTGCTGCAGGACGTGCGCCGGAACTTCGCCGATGCGCTGGTCGGGCTCACTGCCAACCGCGACCACCGCAACGGCGAGGTCGCCGAGTTCATCAACGAGGGCGGCGGCGCGGCGGTGGGCAACGAGCAGCTGGCCAAGGGCCATGCCGACATCGAGATCGACGGCCGCAAGGTGCGGCTGAAGGACGGCGCGGTGGTGATCGCCGCCATCACGTCGTGCACCAACACCTCCAACCCGGCGGTGATGATCGGCGCCGGCCTGCTGGCGCGCAACGCCGCCGCACGCGGCCTGACCCGCCAGCCCTGGGTCAAGACCTCGCTCGGGCCGGGCTCGCGGGTGGTCACCGACTACCTGGAAAAGGCCGGCGTACTGAAGGAACTGGAGAAGCTGGGCTTCTACGTGGTCGGCTACGGCTGCACCACCTGCATCGGCAACTCCGGCCCGCTGCCCACCGAGGTCAGCGCCGGCATCGCCGCCGGCGACCTGGTGGTCGCCTCGGTGTTGTCGGGCAACCGCAACTTCGAGGGCCGCGTGCATCCCGAGGTCAAGGCCAACTACCTGGCCTCGCCGCCGCTGGTGGTGGCCTACGCCATCGCCGGTACGGTCAACATCGACCTGACCCGCGAACCGCTGGGCACGGACCGCGACGGCAACGACGTCTACCTGCGCGACATCTGGCCCAGCAACAAGGAAATCGGCGACGTCATCGCCGCCACCGTCGGCCCGGAGATGTTCAAGCAGAACTACGCCGACGTGTTCAAGGGCGACAGCCGCTGGGCGCGCATCGAGTCGCCGGAGGGCCAGGCCTACCAGTGGGACGCGGCGTCCACCTACATCAAGAACCCGCCGTACTTCGACGGCATGACCATGGCCGTGGGCAGCATCGCCGACATCCATGGCGCGCGCGTGCTCGGCCTGTTCGGCGACTCGATCACCACCGACCACATCTCCCCGGCCGGCAACATCAAGAAGGACTCGCCCGCGGGCCGCTTCCTGCAGTCGCGCGGCGTGCAGCCGGCCGACTTCAACAGCTACGGCAGCCGCCGCGGCAACGACGACGTGATGGTGCGCGGCACTTTCGCCAACATCCGCATCAAGAACCTGATGTTCGGCGGCGAGGAAGGCGGCAACACCCTGTACTTCGGCGTGCAGCCGCCGGAAAAGATGTCCATCTACGACGCGGCGATGAAGTACAAGGCCACCGGCACGCCGCTGGTGGTGGTGGCCGGCAAGGAATACGGCACCGGCTCCTCGCGCGACTGGGCCGCCAAGGGCACCAACCTGCTCGGGGTCAAGGCGGTGATCGCCGAGAGCTTCGAGCGCATCCACCGCTCCAACCTGGTGGGCATGGGCGTGCTGCCGCTGCAGTTCCTGCCGGGCGAGAACGCGCAGACGCTCGGGCTGGACGGCTCGGAGGTGTTCGACATCACCGGACTGGAGGACGGCCAGTCCAAGCGCGCCAGCGTCACCGCGACCCGCCCCGACGGCCGTGTGACCCGCTTCCAGGCGCATGTGCTGCTGCTGACGCCGAAGGAAGTCGAGTATTTCCGCAATGGTGGCCTGCTGCAGTACGTCCTCCGCCAGCTGGCGGCGAAGAAGGTGGCGTAG
- a CDS encoding Zn-dependent dipeptidase, with amino-acid sequence MGIDASRRRVLGWGGGLLAGLAVPAAATNGAAPAAIASADSSALYARALVLDANVLASIGALLDDDAQALHLRQIRDSGISAIKTTLGGAAGSFEETVADIARAQQLVESVPEMFLKVVHHADLARAKREGRVALIFSFEAATMLEDRLERIDLFRGLGVRVMQLSYNHASPFGGGCLDAAPSGLSPLGREAVARMNDCGVALDLSHSSALATREGIEASRTPPLITHAGCSAVFEHPRNKRDTELRAMADKGGVVGIYMLPFLTEDSRQPLLADYIAHLEHALRVCGEDHVGIGSDALFFPVDAQDIRDMERQMRERRLAGTGAPGENRTPYLPDANSPRRLAQVADALLRRGHPPRVVDKVLGANFARAFGDIWGNG; translated from the coding sequence ATGGGTATCGATGCATCGCGTCGCCGCGTGCTGGGCTGGGGCGGCGGTCTGCTGGCGGGGCTGGCCGTGCCGGCCGCCGCGACGAACGGGGCAGCGCCCGCCGCCATTGCCTCGGCCGACAGCAGTGCGCTGTATGCCCGCGCCCTGGTCCTGGATGCCAATGTGCTGGCGTCGATCGGCGCGCTGCTGGATGACGATGCGCAGGCGCTGCACCTGCGTCAGATACGCGACTCGGGCATCAGCGCGATCAAGACCACGCTCGGCGGCGCGGCCGGGTCATTCGAGGAAACCGTCGCCGACATCGCCCGCGCGCAGCAACTGGTCGAATCGGTGCCGGAGATGTTCCTCAAGGTCGTCCACCACGCCGACCTGGCGCGCGCCAAGCGCGAAGGCCGGGTGGCGCTGATCTTCTCGTTCGAGGCCGCCACCATGCTCGAGGACAGGCTCGAGCGCATCGACCTGTTCCGCGGGCTCGGGGTACGGGTCATGCAGTTGTCCTACAACCACGCCTCGCCGTTCGGCGGCGGTTGCCTGGACGCCGCGCCCAGTGGCCTGAGCCCGCTCGGGCGCGAAGCCGTGGCCCGCATGAACGACTGCGGCGTGGCGTTGGACCTCAGCCACTCCAGCGCCCTGGCCACGCGCGAAGGCATCGAGGCCAGCCGCACGCCACCGCTGATCACCCACGCCGGCTGCAGCGCGGTGTTCGAGCATCCGCGCAACAAGCGCGATACCGAGTTGCGGGCGATGGCCGACAAGGGCGGCGTGGTCGGCATCTACATGCTGCCGTTCCTCACCGAAGACAGCCGCCAGCCGCTGCTGGCCGACTACATCGCGCACCTCGAGCACGCGCTGCGCGTGTGTGGCGAGGATCACGTCGGGATCGGCAGCGACGCGCTGTTCTTCCCGGTGGACGCGCAGGACATCCGCGACATGGAGCGGCAGATGCGCGAACGCCGGCTGGCCGGCACCGGTGCGCCGGGCGAGAACCGCACGCCCTACCTGCCCGACGCCAACAGCCCGCGCCGGCTGGCGCAGGTGGCCGATGCGCTGCTGCGCCGCGGGCACCCGCCGCGCGTGGTGGACAAAGTCCTGGGCGCCAACTTCGCCCGCGCCTTCGGCGATATCTGGGGCAACGGATGA